CGGAGGAGCTTGAAGGCAGGATAACCATAGGGGTTCTGGTGGACAGGGAACTACCCATCTACACGCAGGAGTATGAGAAGATCCGGGAAGAGGCGAGGCAGAGATTTCTGAAGAGGGCCTAGTTGAGGAGGTGTAGATGCCATACAGGTATGAGCTGAGGCTTAGCGGCTCCGGTGGTCAGGGGCTTATTTTGGCTGGCATAATTCTGGCCGAGGCGGCAGGGATTTACGACGGGAAGTATGTTTGTCAGACTCAGAGCTACGGGCCGGAGGCCAGAGGCGGTGCCAGCAAGTCGGAAGTGGTCATAAGTGATGAGGAGATAGATTATCCGAAGGCGATCAAGCCGGATGTTTTGCTTGCCATGAATCAGAAGTCCTGTGATGCCTATTTTTACGACCTTAAGCCGGGTGGAATGCTGATTGTGGACAGCACCTTTGTCAAGCATGTACCGACGACGAAGGCGATAGGGTTGCCTTTTACGGCTGCGGCACGCAGGGAGTTGCAGAAGGAAATGGTTGCAAACGTGGTTGCCCTGGGAGCCCTCGTAACGTTGACCGGTGCGGTGTCGCTCAAAAGCCTGGAAGCCGCCCTTTTGAACCGCGTCCCTCCCGGAACGGAAGAACTTAACCGCAAGGCCCTTGAACTGGGTATAAATTTGGCCCAGAACCATCTTAACGGTGGAGAGCAAGGGCAGCATAAAACTTGAGTTTCTGCCCTTTAATTCTCCTGTTACCAGCTTTGTTAAAAGGGGGTCCCTTTTTTATTGAGGACTTGTTTCCGAATGATCTGCAGTAGCCTGTGTGACATTCCTTTAAGGTTCCGATCAACAGTGAAGGACAGTTCGGTTTCCAGCCTAAGATGACATAACCAGCACTCCTGAACCTTGAATTCTGTCAGCTTTAAGATCACAAAGAGCTTCGTTGGCCT
This sequence is a window from Thermodesulforhabdus norvegica. Protein-coding genes within it:
- a CDS encoding 2-oxoacid:acceptor oxidoreductase family protein; the encoded protein is MPYRYELRLSGSGGQGLILAGIILAEAAGIYDGKYVCQTQSYGPEARGGASKSEVVISDEEIDYPKAIKPDVLLAMNQKSCDAYFYDLKPGGMLIVDSTFVKHVPTTKAIGLPFTAAARRELQKEMVANVVALGALVTLTGAVSLKSLEAALLNRVPPGTEELNRKALELGINLAQNHLNGGEQGQHKT